One window from the genome of Thalassospira xiamenensis M-5 = DSM 17429 encodes:
- a CDS encoding FMN-binding glutamate synthase family protein: MKFLILNQRYAVLAGVTLLTFASLICAAVVDVWFWVPVVIFGALMVVGWFDLRQTRHSILRNYPVSGHIRFILESFRPEIRQYMIESDQDEVPFSRQSRGLVYQRAKGVEDKRPFGTIEDVYGSGYAWLTHSVTPTSITDIDFRVRVGGAACKQPYDASLYNISAMSFGSLSGNAILALNKGAKKGGFAHDTGEGSISRYHREGGGDLIYQVASGYFGCRNDDGTFSEERFAETASDPQVKMIEVKLSQGAKPGHGGMLPAAKITPEISEARGIPMGIDCISPAAHSTFSTPVGLMEFIAKLRDLSGGKPVGFKLCIGHRREFMCIVKAMLKTGILPDFIVVDGKEGGTGAAPVEFANRVGMPMREGLTFVHNALRGAGVRDQIKIGAAGKIVSAFDIAQTLALGADWCNAARGYMFALGCIQAQSCHTNHCPVGIATQDPLRQRALNVGDKSDRVARFHHNTMHALAEITGAAGLTDPRNFMPYHFMVRQKDNEFLDGNEAYPYLPEGFLVSGGPEIEGLHDWYSRWDRASAETFAPKEIPFGPFKRHANIAGERAAQ; this comes from the coding sequence GTGAAGTTTCTGATTTTGAATCAGCGTTATGCGGTTCTGGCCGGTGTGACGCTTTTGACTTTTGCCTCGTTGATCTGTGCCGCCGTGGTCGATGTCTGGTTCTGGGTGCCGGTGGTGATCTTTGGCGCGTTGATGGTGGTTGGCTGGTTTGATTTGCGCCAGACCCGGCATTCGATCCTGCGCAACTATCCGGTCAGCGGGCATATCCGGTTTATCCTTGAAAGTTTCCGCCCGGAAATCCGGCAATATATGATCGAAAGCGATCAGGATGAGGTGCCGTTCAGCCGCCAGTCGCGCGGGCTTGTCTATCAGCGTGCCAAGGGGGTCGAGGACAAGCGCCCGTTTGGCACGATCGAGGATGTGTATGGTTCCGGCTATGCGTGGCTGACCCATTCGGTCACGCCGACCAGCATCACCGATATCGATTTTCGCGTGCGGGTGGGCGGGGCGGCCTGCAAGCAGCCCTATGACGCCAGCCTTTATAATATTTCGGCGATGAGTTTTGGCTCGTTATCGGGCAATGCCATTCTGGCGTTGAACAAGGGGGCGAAAAAGGGTGGTTTTGCCCATGATACCGGCGAGGGCAGCATCAGCCGCTATCACCGCGAAGGTGGTGGGGATCTGATTTATCAGGTGGCGTCGGGTTATTTCGGATGCCGCAATGATGATGGCACTTTTTCCGAGGAACGCTTTGCCGAAACCGCATCCGACCCGCAGGTCAAGATGATCGAGGTGAAGCTGAGCCAGGGGGCCAAGCCAGGCCACGGCGGCATGTTGCCTGCCGCCAAGATCACCCCGGAAATATCCGAGGCACGCGGCATCCCGATGGGGATTGATTGCATTTCGCCGGCCGCGCACAGCACGTTTTCCACCCCCGTCGGCCTGATGGAATTCATCGCGAAACTGCGCGATCTTTCGGGCGGCAAGCCGGTCGGCTTCAAGCTGTGTATCGGGCATCGGCGCGAGTTTATGTGCATCGTCAAGGCGATGCTGAAAACCGGTATTCTGCCCGATTTCATCGTGGTCGATGGCAAGGAAGGCGGCACGGGGGCAGCCCCGGTGGAATTTGCCAACCGGGTCGGCATGCCGATGCGCGAGGGTTTGACATTCGTTCATAATGCCCTTCGGGGTGCCGGTGTGCGTGATCAGATCAAGATCGGGGCGGCGGGCAAGATCGTTTCGGCGTTTGATATTGCCCAAACCCTCGCACTGGGGGCCGATTGGTGCAATGCGGCGCGGGGGTATATGTTTGCGCTGGGTTGCATTCAGGCGCAGTCATGCCATACCAACCATTGCCCGGTCGGCATCGCAACACAGGACCCGCTGCGCCAGCGGGCCCTTAATGTGGGTGATAAAAGCGACCGGGTGGCGCGGTTCCACCATAATACCATGCATGCGCTGGCCGAAATTACCGGGGCGGCGGGCCTGACCGATCCGCGCAATTTCATGCCCTATCACTTCATGGTGCGCCAGAAGGACAACGAATTCCTTGACGGCAACGAAGCCTATCCCTACCTGCCCGAAGGGTTCCTTGTGTCCGGCGGGCCGGAGATCGAGGGGCTGCATGACTGGTATTCGCGCTGGGACAGGGCATCGGCGGAAACCTTTGCGCCCAAGGAAATCCCGTTCGGGCCGTTCAAACGCCATGCGAATATCGCGGGGGAACGGGCAGCACAGTAG
- a CDS encoding DUF2442 domain-containing protein has product MMKRLAAVKTTDRPFTLLLQWDGGFEQQADLSGLVTLSRHFAVFADDPDAFAKVGVINWGHGVAWENGLDYSAENLARIADEQAEEDGRALIEDFQKRFKLTNEQVGQALGYKLSQVKNFKSGHTPVSPAVRIAIHTMKQEPTVLYARMRRDPKSAESHKTVRVSSREKSSAL; this is encoded by the coding sequence ATGATGAAACGCCTTGCAGCAGTCAAAACAACGGACAGGCCATTCACGCTTTTGCTTCAGTGGGATGGCGGGTTTGAACAGCAGGCCGACCTTTCCGGCCTGGTAACCCTGTCACGTCATTTTGCCGTGTTTGCCGATGATCCCGATGCCTTTGCAAAGGTGGGTGTGATCAATTGGGGGCATGGCGTCGCGTGGGAAAACGGCCTTGATTATAGTGCCGAAAATCTTGCGCGGATTGCCGATGAGCAGGCCGAAGAAGACGGACGGGCTTTGATTGAAGATTTCCAGAAGCGGTTCAAGCTGACCAATGAACAGGTCGGGCAGGCACTTGGATACAAGTTAAGCCAGGTTAAAAACTTCAAATCCGGTCATACACCTGTTTCACCCGCTGTCAGAATAGCCATTCATACCATGAAGCAGGAGCCGACGGTGCTGTATGCCCGTATGCGGCGTGATCCGAAATCCGCTGAGAGTCACAAGACAGTACGCGTATCGTCGCGCGAAAAAAGTTCAGCATTGTAA
- a CDS encoding DUF4160 domain-containing protein — MPTIEDFGSFKIYMYFGDHNPPHIHVIGPDFSAKIRIEDAEIFAGDLPGKVTRQASSYVADNRDRLMAIWQDYNG, encoded by the coding sequence ATGCCGACCATCGAGGATTTCGGCAGTTTTAAAATCTATATGTATTTCGGCGATCATAATCCGCCCCATATACATGTGATTGGTCCCGATTTTTCTGCCAAGATCAGGATTGAAGATGCCGAAATTTTCGCCGGGGATCTGCCCGGCAAGGTCACACGACAGGCCAGCAGTTACGTTGCTGATAACCGCGACCGGTTGATGGCAATCTGGCAGGACTATAACGGATGA
- a CDS encoding hydantoinase B/oxoprolinase family protein codes for MASHTQNSPASQTTDQTTGQPKWQFWIDRGGTFTDIVARKPDGSLLTHKLLSENPERYADAAIQGIRELLEVPAGEKIPAEKIEAVKMGTTVATNALLERKGDRTVLVTTTGFRDALRIAYQNRPKLFDRNIKLPEMLYERVIEADGRFDAQGAELTALDRENLRRDLQAAFDDGIRACAIVFMHGYRYTAHENAAAEIAREIGFTQVSVSNQVSPLMKLVSRGDTTVVDAYLSPILRRYVDQVAGELGGVKLMFMQSNGGLTDAAKFQGKDAILSGPAGGVVGMVRTAEMDGFNQVIGFDMGGTSTDVSHYDGEYERDFETQVAGVRMRAPMMKIHTVAAGGGSILHFDGARFRVGPDSAGANPGPAAYRRGGPLAVTDINVMLGKVQPEFFPNVFGPEGNEPLDADAVKAGFADMALKIKDATGQVRTPEEVAEGFLRIAVENMANAIKQISVQRGYDVTDYILQCFGGAGGQHACQVADTLGMTRVFVHPFAGVLSAYGMGLADIRAMREQAVEAKLETSALAGLDESLEALAAEARGELHEQGITDAKISMLKKLHLRYDGTDNPLIVDFGDVASIKAQFEEQHKQRYGFVMDEKPLVVEAVAVEAIGETQGLPDAETEVAKDGVRPDPLATRKVVFDGKSEDTPFYKREDLKPGATVRGPAVIVEPVGTTVLDPGWEAKVNGRDHLVLTRVVPLKRSEAIGTQADPVMLEVFNNLFMNIAEQMGVTLANTSYSVNIKERLDFSCALFDQEGLLIANAPHMPVHLGSMGESVRAVMENNAGKMKSGDVYMLNDPYNGGTHLPDITLITPVFGDDGKEILFYVASRGHHADVGGITPGSMAPNSRILEEEGVLIDNFKLVDQGKFDEAGLTALLEGAKYPARNPYQNIADLRAQIAANEKGVQELRKMVDHFGLDVVHAYMGHVQDNAEESVRRVIDVLKDGEFAYEMDNGAVVKAKVTIHKETRSATVDFTGTSDQLDNNFNAPSAVTRAAVLYVFRTLVDDDIPLNAGCLKPVNLIVPEGSMLNPRYPAAVVAGNVETSQHVTDTLYAALGVMSGAQGTMNNFTWGNDTHQYYETICGGTGAGPDYDGTSGVHSHMTNSRLTDPEVLEWRFPVLLESFGIRKGSGGAGKHKGGDGTVRRVRFLEEMTASILSNHRRVPVQAVGGGEPGKLGRNAIERTNGTVEELKGTDGATMYPGDVFIIETPGGGGYGKA; via the coding sequence ATGGCTTCGCACACCCAAAATTCGCCCGCTTCGCAGACTACTGATCAGACGACTGGACAGCCGAAATGGCAGTTCTGGATCGACCGTGGCGGTACCTTTACCGATATCGTCGCGCGCAAACCCGATGGCAGCCTTCTGACGCACAAGCTGCTGTCGGAAAACCCGGAACGTTATGCCGATGCCGCCATTCAGGGCATTCGTGAGCTGCTTGAAGTTCCGGCGGGCGAGAAAATCCCGGCCGAGAAAATCGAAGCCGTCAAGATGGGCACGACGGTTGCGACCAATGCGCTTCTGGAACGCAAAGGCGACCGCACGGTTCTGGTGACGACGACCGGTTTCCGCGATGCATTGCGCATTGCCTATCAGAACCGCCCGAAGCTGTTTGATCGCAATATCAAGCTGCCGGAAATGCTTTATGAGCGCGTGATCGAGGCCGATGGCCGCTTTGACGCGCAGGGCGCGGAACTGACAGCCCTTGATCGTGAAAACCTGCGCCGTGACTTGCAGGCCGCCTTTGATGACGGCATCCGGGCATGTGCCATCGTGTTCATGCATGGCTATCGTTATACCGCACATGAAAATGCAGCCGCCGAAATCGCACGTGAGATCGGCTTTACCCAGGTATCGGTCAGCAATCAGGTCAGCCCGTTGATGAAACTGGTATCGCGCGGCGATACCACGGTTGTTGATGCCTATCTGTCGCCGATCCTGCGCCGGTATGTTGATCAGGTCGCGGGCGAGCTTGGCGGTGTGAAGCTGATGTTCATGCAGTCCAATGGCGGGTTGACCGATGCCGCCAAGTTCCAGGGCAAGGATGCGATATTGTCCGGCCCGGCGGGCGGTGTTGTCGGCATGGTGCGGACCGCGGAAATGGATGGCTTCAATCAGGTCATCGGTTTTGATATGGGCGGCACATCGACCGACGTTTCGCATTATGACGGCGAATATGAACGCGATTTCGAAACCCAGGTTGCCGGTGTGCGCATGCGCGCGCCGATGATGAAAATCCATACGGTTGCGGCCGGTGGCGGGTCGATCCTGCATTTCGATGGGGCGCGTTTCCGCGTTGGTCCAGACAGTGCCGGTGCCAATCCGGGACCGGCGGCCTATCGCCGTGGCGGGCCGCTTGCGGTGACCGATATCAATGTCATGCTGGGCAAGGTGCAGCCGGAATTCTTCCCGAATGTGTTTGGCCCCGAAGGCAACGAGCCGCTTGACGCGGATGCGGTCAAGGCGGGCTTTGCCGACATGGCGCTTAAGATCAAGGACGCCACCGGACAGGTGCGCACCCCTGAAGAAGTCGCCGAAGGGTTCCTTCGGATCGCGGTTGAAAACATGGCCAACGCGATCAAGCAGATTTCGGTTCAGCGTGGCTATGACGTGACGGATTACATCCTGCAATGCTTTGGCGGGGCCGGCGGGCAGCATGCCTGCCAGGTGGCCGATACGCTGGGCATGACACGCGTGTTTGTCCATCCGTTTGCCGGTGTTCTGTCGGCCTATGGCATGGGGCTTGCCGATATCCGCGCAATGCGCGAACAGGCGGTTGAGGCGAAGCTTGAAACGTCTGCCCTTGCCGGGCTTGATGAAAGCCTTGAGGCATTGGCCGCCGAAGCACGTGGTGAGCTGCATGAGCAGGGCATTACCGATGCCAAGATCAGCATGCTGAAAAAGCTGCATCTGCGTTATGACGGCACGGATAATCCGTTGATCGTTGATTTCGGTGATGTTGCCTCGATCAAGGCGCAGTTCGAAGAACAGCACAAGCAGCGTTACGGCTTTGTCATGGATGAAAAGCCGCTGGTGGTGGAAGCCGTCGCGGTCGAGGCGATTGGCGAAACCCAAGGCCTGCCCGATGCCGAAACCGAAGTTGCCAAGGATGGCGTCAGACCCGATCCGCTTGCCACCCGCAAGGTGGTGTTTGATGGCAAATCCGAAGATACGCCGTTCTATAAACGCGAAGATCTGAAACCCGGTGCGACGGTGCGCGGCCCGGCGGTGATTGTCGAGCCGGTCGGCACCACCGTTCTTGATCCGGGCTGGGAGGCCAAGGTCAATGGTCGGGATCATCTTGTGCTGACGCGTGTTGTGCCGCTCAAACGGTCGGAAGCGATTGGCACGCAGGCCGATCCGGTGATGCTTGAGGTGTTCAACAACCTGTTCATGAATATCGCCGAACAGATGGGGGTCACGCTTGCCAACACGTCATATTCGGTCAACATCAAGGAACGGCTTGATTTCTCGTGCGCGCTGTTTGATCAGGAAGGTCTTCTGATTGCCAACGCACCGCATATGCCGGTCCATCTTGGATCGATGGGTGAGTCTGTTCGGGCTGTCATGGAAAACAATGCCGGGAAAATGAAATCCGGCGATGTTTATATGCTCAACGATCCCTATAACGGGGGTACGCACCTGCCCGATATTACCTTGATCACGCCGGTGTTTGGCGATGATGGCAAGGAAATCCTGTTCTATGTCGCATCGCGTGGCCACCATGCCGATGTGGGCGGGATCACTCCGGGCTCGATGGCACCAAATTCCCGTATTCTTGAGGAAGAAGGCGTTCTGATCGACAATTTCAAACTGGTTGATCAGGGCAAATTTGACGAGGCCGGTTTGACCGCGCTTCTGGAAGGTGCGAAATATCCGGCGCGTAACCCGTATCAGAACATCGCCGATCTGCGTGCGCAGATTGCCGCCAATGAAAAGGGCGTGCAGGAACTGCGCAAGATGGTCGATCACTTCGGGCTTGATGTTGTGCATGCCTATATGGGCCATGTGCAGGACAATGCCGAGGAAAGTGTTCGCCGTGTGATTGATGTGCTTAAAGACGGCGAGTTTGCTTACGAAATGGATAATGGCGCGGTGGTGAAAGCCAAGGTCACGATCCATAAGGAAACCCGTTCGGCCACGGTTGATTTCACCGGTACGTCCGATCAGCTTGATAACAACTTCAACGCCCCATCGGCGGTAACAAGGGCGGCGGTTCTTTATGTCTTCAGAACGCTTGTTGATGATGACATTCCGCTGAATGCCGGGTGCCTGAAGCCGGTCAATCTGATCGTGCCGGAAGGATCGATGCTCAACCCGCGTTATCCGGCCGCCGTGGTTGCCGGGAACGTTGAAACATCGCAGCATGTCACCGATACGCTGTATGCCGCCCTTGGCGTGATGTCGGGTGCGCAGGGTACGATGAACAACTTCACCTGGGGCAATGATACGCACCAGTATTACGAAACCATCTGTGGCGGGACCGGTGCGGGCCCGGATTATGACGGGACGTCGGGTGTGCATTCGCACATGACGAACTCGCGTCTGACCGACCCGGAAGTCCTTGAATGGCGCTTCCCGGTTCTGCTGGAAAGCTTTGGCATCCGCAAAGGGTCCGGCGGGGCCGGCAAACACAAGGGCGGGGACGGCACGGTGCGCCGGGTGCGCTTCCTTGAAGAAATGACCGCATCGATCCTGTCAAACCACCGTCGCGTGCCGGTTCAGGCCGTTGGCGGCGGGGAGCCGGGCAAGCTTGGCCGCAATGCGATCGAGCGCACCAACGGCACGGTCGAGGAACTTAAGGGTACGGATGGCGCCACAATGTATCCCGGTGATGTCTTCATCATCGAGACGCCGGGTGGCGGCGGTTACGGCAAAGCCTGA
- a CDS encoding TRAP transporter large permease codes for MEVLEIGLILMGLMFLFLGAGLWVALSLFAVGVIGLEFFTSAQTGPIIATTAWSGLASWSLAPLPLFIWMGEILFRSRLSEDMFTGLAPWLNKLPGRLLHVNILGCGIFAAVSGSSAATAATIGRMSIPELRKQGYADRLILGTLAGSGTLGLLIPPSIILIVYGVSAELSIARLFIAGILPGAMLIILFMGFVMIWATANKDKMPPAGPDMGFMEKVRASGRLIPVIVLIASVIGSIYGGIATPTEAAAFGVVGALILSAISGSLNRASFIDGLMGATRTSCMIGFILAGAAVLTVTMGFTGIPRELAAWIAEMNLSPYALLAALTVFFIVLGCFLDGISVVVLTTSVILPMVQAAGIDLLWFGIYVVLVVEMSQITPPVGFNLFVLQGLTGKNLFSIALASLPFFFLLLLAVLLITVFPEIATWLPQKMNG; via the coding sequence ATGGAAGTACTTGAAATCGGCCTGATCCTTATGGGGTTGATGTTCCTGTTTCTGGGGGCGGGGCTTTGGGTGGCATTGTCGTTATTTGCGGTCGGTGTCATCGGACTTGAATTTTTCACCAGCGCGCAGACCGGACCGATCATCGCGACGACCGCGTGGTCGGGGCTGGCAAGCTGGTCGCTGGCGCCGCTGCCGCTGTTTATCTGGATGGGTGAAATCCTGTTTAGGTCGCGGTTGTCCGAGGATATGTTTACCGGCCTGGCACCTTGGCTGAACAAGCTTCCGGGGCGGTTGCTGCATGTCAATATTCTGGGCTGCGGCATTTTTGCCGCCGTATCGGGTTCGTCGGCGGCGACGGCGGCCACGATTGGCCGGATGTCGATCCCGGAACTGCGCAAGCAGGGCTATGCCGACAGGCTGATCCTTGGCACGCTGGCCGGGTCAGGGACGCTTGGGCTTCTGATCCCGCCATCGATCATCCTGATCGTGTATGGCGTTTCGGCCGAGCTTTCGATTGCGCGCCTGTTCATTGCCGGCATCCTGCCCGGTGCGATGCTGATCATCCTGTTCATGGGCTTTGTCATGATCTGGGCGACGGCGAACAAGGACAAGATGCCGCCTGCCGGGCCGGATATGGGCTTTATGGAAAAGGTCCGGGCGTCTGGCCGCCTGATCCCGGTGATTGTGCTGATTGCCAGTGTGATCGGGTCGATCTATGGCGGGATTGCCACCCCGACGGAGGCCGCGGCCTTTGGCGTGGTCGGTGCGCTGATCCTGTCCGCCATCAGCGGGTCGCTTAACCGGGCGAGCTTTATCGACGGCCTGATGGGGGCGACGCGCACATCGTGCATGATCGGTTTCATCCTTGCCGGGGCGGCGGTTTTGACCGTCACCATGGGCTTTACCGGCATTCCGCGCGAGCTTGCGGCATGGATCGCGGAAATGAACCTTTCGCCCTATGCGTTGCTTGCCGCGCTGACGGTGTTCTTTATCGTGCTGGGCTGCTTCCTTGACGGGATTTCGGTGGTGGTTCTGACCACGTCGGTGATCCTGCCGATGGTGCAGGCCGCCGGGATCGATCTTTTGTGGTTTGGCATCTATGTGGTGCTGGTGGTCGAAATGTCGCAGATCACCCCGCCGGTCGGTTTCAACCTTTTCGTTCTGCAAGGGCTGACAGGCAAAAACCTGTTTTCCATTGCACTGGCTTCCCTGCCGTTCTTCTTCCTGCTTTTGCTGGCGGTTTTGCTGATTACGGTCTTCCCCGAAATCGCCACCTGGCTTCCGCAGAAAATGAACGGCTGA
- a CDS encoding TRAP transporter small permease translates to MRRSLDYLFKFSAGLAAIFLVAIALLILASSLGRFVGIAVHDANELAGFSLAAGTFLALGPALRAGTHIRVLIVLSHLKGGLRRGIESITLALASFLGGYFAYWMAVLAEESFSYGDTSPGVLAFPLWIPQAAMAFGLIVFTIAMLEALFDVARGRAPVFATRETSELTE, encoded by the coding sequence GTGCGCAGATCATTAGATTATTTGTTCAAATTCAGTGCGGGGTTAGCAGCCATTTTTCTGGTTGCCATCGCATTGCTGATCCTGGCCTCGTCGCTGGGCCGGTTTGTCGGAATTGCCGTGCATGATGCCAACGAGCTTGCCGGGTTCTCGCTTGCGGCGGGGACGTTCCTCGCACTTGGTCCGGCCCTTCGGGCGGGCACCCATATCCGGGTTCTGATTGTGTTATCGCACCTTAAGGGCGGTTTGCGCCGGGGGATCGAGAGCATCACGCTGGCGCTGGCAAGTTTTCTTGGCGGGTATTTCGCCTATTGGATGGCCGTGCTGGCCGAGGAAAGTTTTTCCTATGGCGATACGTCGCCCGGTGTTCTGGCCTTTCCATTGTGGATCCCGCAAGCGGCGATGGCGTTCGGGTTGATTGTTTTTACCATCGCCATGCTTGAAGCATTGTTTGATGTGGCGCGCGGTCGTGCGCCCGTCTTTGCCACGCGCGAAACCAGCGAACTGACGGAATAG
- a CDS encoding TRAP transporter substrate-binding protein — MLKKALSTVAVAAITMSAGFAMAAEKWDMATPYPDATFHTQNIIEFAKDVKEATGGELDITVHSGGSLFKHPDIKRSVQRGLVPAGETLISLLSNEDPIYGVDAIPFLATSYDEAKKLWDASRPAIEEKLAGDGLKVLYAVAWPAQGLYTAKPVNSVEDLKGMKFRAYNSATSKLADLTGMVGTQVEVPEIPTAFATGIVEAMMTSPSTGANSKAWDFVENFYDVQAWLPKNMVIVNAKAFDGLSPEVQKAVMDAAAKAETRGWEMSMAETDEKKKVLADNGMNVAAPSDALKSGLAKVGDQMVADWQAEAGDAGAAIIDAYKK; from the coding sequence ATGCTTAAAAAGGCACTTTCCACCGTCGCAGTTGCCGCAATCACGATGTCGGCCGGTTTTGCCATGGCCGCCGAAAAATGGGATATGGCGACCCCGTATCCGGACGCGACATTCCACACCCAGAACATCATCGAATTTGCCAAGGACGTGAAAGAAGCGACCGGCGGTGAGCTTGACATCACCGTTCATTCCGGTGGTTCGCTGTTCAAGCACCCCGACATCAAGCGTTCGGTGCAGCGCGGTCTGGTTCCGGCGGGTGAAACCCTGATTTCGCTTTTGTCGAATGAAGACCCGATTTACGGCGTTGACGCGATCCCGTTCCTTGCGACCAGCTATGACGAAGCCAAAAAGCTTTGGGATGCATCGCGCCCGGCGATTGAAGAAAAACTGGCCGGTGATGGCCTTAAGGTTCTTTATGCGGTCGCATGGCCGGCACAGGGTCTTTATACCGCAAAGCCGGTTAATTCGGTCGAAGACCTTAAAGGCATGAAGTTCCGCGCCTATAACTCGGCAACGTCGAAACTGGCAGACCTGACCGGCATGGTCGGTACCCAGGTTGAAGTGCCGGAAATCCCGACCGCCTTTGCGACCGGCATTGTCGAAGCGATGATGACCTCGCCCTCGACCGGTGCGAATTCCAAGGCATGGGACTTTGTCGAAAACTTCTATGACGTTCAGGCATGGCTTCCGAAAAACATGGTGATCGTCAATGCCAAGGCATTTGACGGTCTGTCGCCGGAAGTACAGAAAGCCGTCATGGACGCCGCCGCCAAAGCCGAAACGCGTGGCTGGGAAATGAGCATGGCCGAGACCGACGAGAAGAAAAAGGTTCTGGCCGATAACGGCATGAATGTTGCCGCCCCGAGCGACGCGCTGAAATCCGGTCTGGCCAAGGTTGGCGATCAGATGGTTGCCGATTGGCAGGCAGAAGCCGGTGATGCCGGTGCCGCCATCATCGACGCTTATAAAAAGTAA
- a CDS encoding SDR family oxidoreductase, translated as MHDLSGKSVWITGAGSGIGEAIAKSLAAAGAHVALSARREETLQQVADTIRSEGGKVEIHPLDISNSDQVADAARNIQASMGKINVLINCAGMNTPKRHWRDLDIADWHRIVAVNLNGVANTVCATLPFMRDQQDGLIINIASWAAKHEFPVAGPAYVASKRGVVDLSHSINQEEMHNNIRCCCISPGEVATPILDQRPVPIKEDERALMLKPDDLADMVAYVVAAPARVCFNEIIMSPTHNRTLLPQP; from the coding sequence GTGCATGATCTTTCGGGGAAATCAGTCTGGATTACTGGTGCCGGAAGCGGCATCGGCGAGGCAATCGCAAAATCGCTTGCCGCGGCGGGCGCGCATGTCGCCCTGTCCGCACGGCGCGAAGAAACACTTCAGCAGGTCGCAGACACGATCAGGTCAGAGGGCGGAAAGGTCGAAATCCATCCGCTTGATATCAGCAACAGCGATCAGGTCGCGGACGCCGCGCGCAACATTCAGGCGTCCATGGGCAAAATCAATGTCCTGATCAATTGTGCGGGCATGAACACCCCCAAACGGCATTGGCGCGATCTTGATATTGCCGACTGGCACCGCATCGTCGCGGTCAATCTCAATGGTGTGGCGAACACGGTTTGCGCAACCCTGCCCTTCATGCGTGATCAACAGGACGGGTTGATCATCAATATCGCGTCATGGGCGGCAAAGCATGAATTCCCCGTCGCGGGCCCGGCCTATGTCGCGTCAAAACGCGGCGTTGTCGACCTGTCGCACAGCATCAATCAGGAAGAAATGCACAACAATATCCGCTGCTGCTGCATAAGCCCCGGCGAAGTCGCCACCCCGATCCTTGACCAACGCCCCGTCCCGATCAAAGAAGACGAACGCGCCCTGATGCTAAAACCCGACGATCTGGCCGACATGGTCGCCTATGTCGTCGCCGCCCCGGCACGGGTTTGCTTCAACGAAATCATCATGTCCCCGACCCATAACCGAACCCTTCTGCCGCAGCCCTAA
- a CDS encoding winged helix DNA-binding protein translates to MTDTPRTDKPRIVSSSHLVSERAAELSELEFALILSGNAFNRWMVRCMRAAGMPDVSVLDILVLHNVNSREREKSLSEVCFVLNVEDSHLVNYSLKKLRKLGLVDGIKRGKEVHYSTTKDGRAMCEKYREVREACLVETFQRLGVNHEEVGDVAKTLRAISGVYDQASRAASAM, encoded by the coding sequence ATGACCGACACACCACGGACCGACAAACCACGTATCGTATCATCGTCACATCTTGTTTCGGAACGCGCGGCCGAGCTTTCCGAGCTTGAATTTGCCCTGATCCTGTCGGGCAATGCGTTTAACCGCTGGATGGTGCGGTGCATGCGGGCGGCGGGCATGCCCGATGTTTCGGTTCTTGATATCCTTGTTCTGCATAACGTCAATTCACGCGAGCGGGAAAAAAGCCTGTCGGAGGTCTGTTTCGTTCTGAATGTCGAAGACAGCCATCTGGTGAATTATTCGCTTAAGAAGCTGCGCAAGCTGGGACTGGTTGACGGGATCAAGCGCGGCAAGGAAGTGCATTATTCGACGACCAAGGACGGCCGCGCGATGTGCGAGAAATACCGCGAGGTGCGCGAAGCCTGTCTGGTGGAGACGTTCCAGCGACTGGGTGTTAATCACGAGGAAGTCGGCGATGTGGCCAAGACGCTGCGCGCGATTTCGGGCGTGTATGATCAGGCATCGCGCGCGGCCAGTGCGATGTGA